The sequence CATTGAATTACAAAATCACAAATCCAACAACAATGAATCAAAATCTTCCAATAAAATTAAATCATCGGTGCCATTGCTCATCGGAGCTTAGGATGCCGCTGCCCCGAGACCGTGGTGGCTTGGCAGCGTGCTGCCGTGCGCCACGAGGAGGGTGCCACCTCCGAGGCGCTGCCGTGAAAGGGATGATTCCTCGGACGCCACCCGCCGGGGAATGGGCACTGCCGGCTAGGGGGAGGCGCCGACCGCCAAGGGGAGGGCCTCTCGGGGGAAGGCGCCGCTGGCCTGGGGGAGGATGCCACTGCTGAGGCGCTGGGCGCCGTCGGCCGGGATGCGCCCTGGCTGAGGGGTAGGaagagcggcgccgccggtgggggaggaggagggggactGGGGGAGAGGCACCGccggtgggggagagggagggggagtgcCGTTGAGGGAGGGTGTTGCCGGCTGAGAGGAGCGCGCAGAGAAGATTGGAAGGAAATAAGGCGAGCGAGGGGAGGAGAGAAACTGAGAGGAAAGAGGGAAAGGATAAGAGGCGCGGAATCAGTCTCGGCTTCACTCTCTCGGGTCGACGCATATGCAGCAGAAAAGCAAAGTTTATTTTTGGTTCGATGAGTGCCCATGGGACCCAcgtaaaagttttcaaaaatcaGCAGTATCTGCCGTTATCAATGCAAATCAGCAGTATCCGATCCAAATGAACCAGATGAAAAACACCAGGTACAATAGCCTATAAACCAGCTTTATAAACGGTTAGATTTCACGTTGTCAATAATCGAACAAGCACACACGGACACGAAAGTGGATGGCAATCAACTTTATTGATGTTTCTCTCTCTGTTACAAGTTCAACTTTTCCCTCAACCTCActattgtatttatacccacaatAGAATGTCCTATAtggatacatacatatatatttggtatAAGCCCACTTCATTAATAAGGAAACTGAAGAATAGAAGGAGGAGGTACCGTGATCCTCACGATCACGGTCCTACAAATCCGACTCCTTCGGGAGATCGGtttcataacactccccctCGGGCAAATACCGCGCTATACATATGCCTCATCAAAACTCCTTCCAAAAACCCAGTGGGAGAAAAAGAATAGGAGAAAGAGTATCTAATACACGCTACTTATATTGCACTGTTGTCTCATTAAAAACCTAAATGTgagaaacttcaaagaaaactcactaaagggaaaaagagtacaactATAAGCTAATCTACTGGATAACTCTATCATTCTATAAGAAAGATGTACTGATCTGCATAATCAATATCAACGGAACACAGTTAGGGAAGTGCTCCCCCTGATTTGCGCACATTTCTCATCCTCCTCATACCAATGCTATGCACTGATTTGTGCACATCTCTCATCCTTCTCATACCAATGCTATGCACAAGCTTCTCAAAAACACTAGTTGGCAGAGACTTAGTAAATAAATCTGCGAGATTTTCACTAGTCTTGGTGAGAGTCACcttgatttcttctttcttttgcaaTTCATGCATATAGAAGAATTTAGGCGATATATGTTTTGTGAGACTCGTCTTCACATAACCCGTTTGTATTTGTGCAACACAAGCTGAATTATCTTCATAAATAATGGTTGGAGTTGGCGTGATATTCAGCCCACATGAATTCTGTACATGTTGTATCACCCTCCTCAACCACATGCATTCCTTGCTCGCTtcaaataatgctataatctcCAAGTGATTTGTTGATGTCGCGACCATCGTCTGCTTCGTCGACTTACATGAGATGGCTGTACCACCACAGAGAAACACATACCCAGTCTGTGACAATGCTTTGTGGGGGTTTGGCAGATATCCAGCATCAGCATATCCCGCCATGGtcaaatcttgatttttttctaaagaataaACCAAGATCTTGTGTGCCATGTAAATAACAGAAGATTTGCTTAACACCATTCCAATACCGTTTGGTAGGAGCTGAACTAAACCTTGCAAGTAGGTTAACAACAAATGCAATATCAGGCCTGGTTCCATTCGCGAGATACATTAAAGCTCCTATAGCACTTAAATATAGACATTCAGGTCCCAATAATTCCTTGTTATTTTCCTGTGGTCTAAATGGGTCACTCTCTACTGCTAGAGATCTTACTACCATGGGGGTTCTTGTCGGATATGAATCCTTCATATTAAATTTTTCTCCAATATCTTCTGGATATATGCAGTTTGGTGTAATAATACCCCTTCAGGAGTGTGCTCAACCTGCAGACCTAAGCAATATTTAGTCTTACCTAATTCTTTCATCTCGAACTCTATCTTTAGGTAAGAACTAGCTTCCTTAATCTCCTGTGTGGTCCCGATGATATTAAGATCATCCACATATACAGAAATAATACAAAATCCATGTTCTGATTTTTTGATAAACACACAGGGACAGTCATCATTCTTGATGAATCCTTTTCCTTCTAGGAATTCACTGAGCCAGTTGTACCACATCCTATCGGATTGTTTTAACCCATACAAAGATCTTTGCAATTTAACACTGTATATGttgcattttgttttttcaggAACTTGAATCCTGTCGGGAACTTTCATATAGATTTCAGAATCCAATGACCCATATAAATATGCGGTCACTACATCCATCAACTGCATTTCTAAGTTCAAATTGACTGCCATAGATATTAAAAACCGGAATGTAATTCCATCCATTATAGGTGAATATGTTTCATCGAAATCGATGCCAGGTCTCTGCATAAACCCTTGTGCTACTAAGCTCGCTTTATACCGAACCACCTGGTTGTTCTCATCCCGTTTTCGGACGAACACCCATTTATATCCTACCGGGGATATCCCTACGGGGGTACGATCAACAGGACCGAATACTTTTCTTTTATTGCGCGAGATTAACTCTGCCTTTATTGCTTTCCATTTGACCCAGTCTGAACGCTTTTTGTATTCCGCCATGGACTTTGGTTCTGGATCCAGATCAATGATCTTAGCGATCTTTTCGGCAAAGTATATGTCGACAATAGTAGTCTTTCTATTGTATGTTTCACCTGTATCCACATAACTGGTGGATATTTCTTCTATTCTTTCACATTCCTGATCTTCATTGTTTCCCGCAATGTTTAAGTCAGGAATTTCTGGTCTCCCAGTGCTAGTAGTAATTGCGCACGCATTCTCACTGGGTTCATTGCCATCCGGGCATATCACTGCAGATGGCTCATCTACCTTGTGAGCTCCTTCACTATTCTCTGGTGCTGTGGTATTCTGTCCAATCTTTTGTTTCGTAGGATGTCTCCTAGAAACTTTAGTTTGGTTGTTTGCAACCGGTGGTCTCCCCCTCTTCCTAGAAGTTGGGGTAGATGTAGAAATTAATTTGAAAACTGGTTCCTCTGCGTCATGAGGTGTTTCTACTCTTTCCGGTGCATTCACAGCGGGTACATGAGATTTCATAATCCCCTTTGGGTTAGTGAAGGCTTCTGACAGATTATTTGCAATTCTTTGCAAATCAATTATGGTTTGAACTTGCTGTTCAGATTCCTTAGTACATGATCTAAATGTAGGAGATTTTTAGTTTCCCACTCAATTTCGTGGCATTCGACCTTCTGAAGGTACTTTCCTCCCCCTAATGCTGGGAAATGATCTTCATTAAATAGACAATCAGCGTATCGACCTATATGTAGGTCTCCTGTCAATGGTTCTAAAAATTTAATGATAGACAGAGATTCAAATCCTGCATAGATTCCCAATTTTCTATGAGGACCCATTGACGTACACTTAGGTGGTGGTAAAGTGACGTATACAGCACATCCAAATTTGTGTAGATGGGAAATATTTGGTGCATATCCACGTGTAAGCGGCATAGGGGATACAACATTGTATGCAGTAGGTCTGATTTGAAGTAACGCCACTGCATGCAAAACAACGTGTCCCCAACATGTAGTTGGTAGGTTGCTATGCATTAGCAATGGCCTAGCGATAAGCTTAATCCTCTTAATTAATGATTCTGCGAGACCATTCTGAGTGTGGACGTGTGGTACAGAATGTTCCACTTTAATTCCCAAAGCCATGCAATATTCATTAAATACCTTTGAGGTAAACTCCTCGGCATTGTCCATTCTAATGGATTGAATCCGGTTATCCGGGAAACTGGCTCTCAACTGGATTATTTGGGAAATAAGCCGCGCAAAAGCGTGGTTTCTAGTAGAAAGTAAGCAAACAGTGCTCCATTGAGTTGATGCATCAATTAATACCATAAAATACTGGAATGATCCGGACATTGGATTAATTGGTCCACATATGTCTCCTTGTATTCGTTGCAAGAATACTGGTGATTCTGCTTTCACCTTTAAATTAGAGGGTCTAACGATTAATTTCCCTGTTGCGCAATCAGTGCAAAAAAATCTTCTTGGTTTGGGAAATCGTTAGTTCGTAAATTATGACCATTTAAAGTTGAGACAATTCTTCTCATCATCCCTAGACCTGGATGTCCTAACCTGTCATGCCATATTTTGTATGACTCAGgatttttaaatattgttttCAGTGCAACATTTTCGGCATGTTCAAAGGTAGAGTCTAATATGAGctttctatattaattaatgtcaCTAGAGACTATCCTCCTACAATAGTAGAGACAATAAGATTTCTATATCATTAAtgcactaaatatttttttattatacttctttccttttctacaccctcatgcaacaaacttttctttaataaatgctaagagtcgactccgagccgttgtcatgcgtagcaatGATGTTTCTCAttccttccctctctttcttccacgtcaccaaattTGCTTGCATGATAACGAAGAGAGTCCGTTATTAgacaccattgtacatgcccttatatGAGTGTAGTACAGGCCAGATTTCAAGGAAGGGAGTTTTTCAACAACAGTCTTACGATTTCCGTCTAATTTCGTTATGAGAAGAAATTTGAGTTTATTCTCATCTTTGGTTTCTACATGATAACCATTACCACGGATATCTTTAAAGCTTAGTAGAGTGCGACTGGACTCCGATATAATAGAGCATCTTTTATAATGATCTTGGTACCATGTGGGAGAACTACTGTTGCTCATCCCACTCCGACGATGTGTGCATTGCTTCCTGCAATAGTAGCAATTTGACCAGTCTTTTTCTTTAGAGTCTGGAAATATGTGGTTTCTCAAAAGATAGTATTTGTGGTACAACAGTCTACCAGACACATATCCTTTTCCATTGCCATAGTACGTAACACTGTTCTATCATAAAGCATTTAAATATAATCAATTCATGACCATATAGCATAAATAACACTTTaagatagaaaaataaaaaattggagAATATATTAAACAAAAAGAGTTCACTCTATTATTAAGATAACCAGTGCTCTGAAGGAGCTTACATAAACTATAGTTCTGCTAGGAACAAAAACTAAATGCACACTTGAAAAATCACCTAACTTTAGTCTATTACATAGTCTAAAATTTAAAGTAACTCTGAATGCAGGAAGCTAAGATACAAATTGGAAGACTTAAATGTCCCCATATAACTAATCAGAGTCCATGAGATCATCTGAGAGCTTCATCTCTGTGTTTGCTGCATTCTATTCCATCTTATCATCGATGTGCATTGCAACCACTGTCTTCTCGTCGACCTTCTTGTCGATATGCATGGCAGCCATCTTCTCCTCTGAGTGCTGGATCTCAACAGTGAAGTGTGACTGATGCTCTGACTTCTTCTTCCCGTGCTTCTCTTGATAGAGCTCAATGAGATGCTTAGGGGTGCGGCAAATGCGAGACCAGTGTCCCCTAGTGCCACACTTGAAGCATACCTGATCTTGCTTTCCATATTCACCACTAGTAGAGCCCTTTTTAGACTTACTGTTCTGATTTCCTTTCTTCTTGAAAGATGTCTTGTTAACTTTGCCACCATTTTTCCAGAAATTCTTCCCATTGTTCTGGTTATTCTGGTTTTTCCCCTTCTTAAAGGAGCTAGCATTTGCTTCGGGTACTACTGAACTTCCAGTGGGGCGAGACGTATGATTTTCAACAAGTGTCTCATCTTCTCCTTGCGCTTCCATGAGCACGGAGACTAGTTCAGAATACTTCTCGTATTTAGCCTGGCGGTATTGCCTCTGAATGTTCACATGATTGGCATGGAAGGTGGACAAAGTTTTGTCTATCATGTGATTTTCTCTCCACATAGCTTAAGACAAGTGACAATATGGTGAAGAACTGAGTTATATTGCTCCACAGATTTGTAATCCTGGAAACGTAAGTGAAGCCACTCACGTTTTGCTTTTGGGAGCAAGGCCTTCACTTGATGGCCATAGCGATCCTTCAGTGTGGCCCAAAGGACCTTCGGATCTTTCTCAGTCATATACTCATTTTTGAGAGTCGTATTCAAATGGTGCCTCAGGAAATGCAGTGCCTGATAGCTGATGTTGCAATGGTTGGGTCCTGAATACAGTTCAGGAGTTTCTTAGCACCAAGCATGATTTTGG is a genomic window of Oryza glaberrima chromosome 7, OglaRS2, whole genome shotgun sequence containing:
- the LOC127779299 gene encoding uncharacterized protein LOC127779299, whose amino-acid sequence is MWRENHMIDKTLSTFHANHVNIQRQYRQAKYEKYSELVSVLMEAQGEDETLVENHTSRPTGSSVVPEANASSFKKGKNQNNQNNGKNFWKNGGKVNKTSFKKKGNQNSKSKKGSTSGEYGKQDQVCFKCGTRGHWSRICRTPKHLIELYQEKHGKKKSEHQSHFTVEIQHSEEKMAAMHIDKKVDEKTVVAMHIDDKME